Within Populus trichocarpa isolate Nisqually-1 chromosome 6, P.trichocarpa_v4.1, whole genome shotgun sequence, the genomic segment GAATCTCTTAATTTATATGGGGTTTCTAATatgggtgatcattttcggttcggttcgttttttatcaaaaaaaagtaaccaaaccgaaattttttttttaaaaaactgaaaccgaaccaaaaccggttcaaaccaactggtttcggttcggtttgtttttttaggacaaaaaccggtttggctcggtttttttgttCGGTTTCTTTTCgatttgggttcggtttggttttttcggttttaggcttataaaaatGAAACTGAACTGAATTggctggtttttttaaaattttaatcggtttaatcggttttttttcacggttcgattttttcggttattttttttttctagttttctcgatttttcagtttttttgcttaCCCCTAGTTTCTAAAGGTGGCAACTACTATCCTAGtctctctagaatattattttcaaccataacatatataaattagaagattTAGTGTATCTTAGGTTAATTTATGAACTCTCTATGTAGcaataattttcatatcatatattatttttaattagttatttttatatttttgggtttaactaatatatttgagttatttttataagTGAGTCTAATTTAGCCCACATATTTTGGGTTTACTATGGTTTAGTCTTTAGctcttaatataaatattctataTGTAAGAACGTTTAAGGATTCTTGAATAATACATTGATTTTGCTACATATTGCTTAGTGTGTGTGAGGtgttcttgtattttttggttctctaaaaaaatgattttgacttATCAAAGGACAACTGTCTTCATGTCGCCTTCTTTACACTTCTCATTCGcaaattattattgttgggtgggggttcaTTCTAGTAGTGTTGGTGCTTTGGTTTTGATAATCTTTtgtgaatgtttatttttagtttcaaataattaaatgaaagattaaaaaaaagttcatgacTTGAGTCATAGGTTTCGTGTGTTAACTAGGTTGAaccatttcaataaaaaaaaacacggttgtcttgatattttttaaaagtaatgtGAAACAATGTTGTAAACccccagtaaaaaaaattaaagatttagtattttaatttagtttactATGCTATGGACTGTAAATCTCGGGTAGAATTTTACTATGTTAGTAAtgatatcataaattaaacttaatgaaaaaatgagtcaattaaatacttaaaatgaaaagaataacaaatcattgaaaataaattttccatTTAAAACAGGGCGAGACAAGATTCCAATTAAATAGAAACCACATTAAATAGGCATAAAGGAACTGTGGTctttgacacacacacacacacacacacagaaagCTTTTTAAAGAAGCTTGCGGCCGATAACACTTTGGAGAGAAAAGGGAGAGGATTGATTTATTTCTTTACTAAATTCTTAAaggggaaacaaaaaaaatggtagactgcacagtgcagttcATAGTAAAACACTCCTattgtaacatatactaaattctttctttgttttttttttaacaaaatttttttgtttaatttagtttattaatgtttaatttttttatttagttatcagactttcatgacacgttttccgaatttaatgggttaacctggtttgacaagttaacctataattttttttttttgctttttttttctttttaattaattttttttcgtttagtttagtttgttaatgttaaatttctttctatttagttatcagactttcatgacacatatcccgagtttcatgagttaacctggtttcacgggtgaacccagttaattctgggttgacccgtcaatttttttttgtttttttattttcataaatttttttttatttaatttagtttgttaatgttaaaattttttttatttagttatcagactttcatgacacagatcctgggtttaacgggttaacatgatttgacgagttaacccggatttttttttatttttttctttttaattaattttttttgtttagttcagtttgttaatgttcatctttttttatttagttaccagacattcatgacacatattccaggtttaacgggttaacctggtttgacgagttaacctggaatttgtttttttgctttttttttgctttttaattatttttttcatttagtttagtttgttaatgttaaatttctttctatttagtttttttttctttttagaggttttttttatttttttttaattaatttagtttattaatattaaaaatttttctaagtagttctcggctgatgcatttagtttttctttttttgttgttgtttttttatgcatttgactgtggactgcacagtgcagtccacagtgaaaaggcactgtgcagtccacagtcaaaagctgatgccttttgttttttttttaattaatttttttttcatttaatttaaatttttaatgttaaattttttttctatttagttatcaaactttcatgacacggattctggatttgacaggttaacctggtttgacgagttagccgAGTTAATTCtaggttaacccattaatttgtttttttctttttaattatcaaactttcacaaTGCGAATTCAAtgtatgacgggttaacccagctaatttatatttttttctttttcttcattagtttttttcttcctgttggttttttttctttgtttttttctttttaactaatctatttaattatcacacttttattacACGACCTTGTAGCCAGacccacgtccaatgctattggatctggtattgcagtccagacacttttatgctaagggttaaccaaagtttaatgatattattaatattataaatattactcttaggtcagacgTTGCAACCAAATCTAAGATTCTTGTGTataactttacaaaaaaaacctaacacttttagatcttagctttttttaaaatgcaaaaaataattgacccgcggcatcgcgcggggtATATAACTAGTTAGATGATAAACTCCGTCGCTAAACCAACGACCacgttaaaaaaagaaaacaaaaagaaaaagaaaaagaaaaagaaaaagaaaaagaaaaagaaaaaaagggtttgttttttcatgCTTGAGTGAGAGTGGAGCAAATGACCATCATCTCCTCGCCACAAGTCCAAACTCCAAACACAAGCACTTTCAGCCCACGTTAACAACCAACGACCACCATGCACAGCCTCATGATTTCCGTCACTAAACCCTCCATAGCCTTCACTACGCCACCAGACTTTTCTACCTCCTCACTCTCAAATCCTTTATTCCCTTCTGGTGGCCCCACAAACTCTACCCTCTCTACCCCTCCACCTCTCCCCTCACCCCCCCTCTCTTCTCCGCCATTGCCTTCCCTTCCCGCATCGTCATCACCATATTCTCAGCCCCTGCTCTCTCCCTCACAACCCCTCTTCTACCTCCTCGCGAGAACATATTTATAATAGTTTCACTTGGCAAAAATGTACAACTGATAGACACCACGTTCTTGCTTAATTTTGTGTTGATGATATCAGTAGAGTAAAAGTATTAGTTCCTACAATAACAACACGTAACGGGGTCCATTTGCTTGGAACTGGACGCTGCCGGAAGGTGTTGTGTCCAGTCCCACGAGTTGTGGGACTGGAAGAGCCTCCAGTTGTTCCGGATTTTCTCCGCGAACTAGAGGCTGCAGGTGGTTGGGACCCGCCTGTGCGAAGGGAGTTGTGGAGAGGAGCGATGAGGGATTGTTGGATGCAATGGTTTTTGCTAGTAGTGGAGAAGTGGAGGGGTTATTGAAGAGTTTGAAAGAGCTTGGGTGGGAGTGGGAGATGATGAGGAGGAGGTTGTGAAGCTAGCTGGCTGGCACCAATTGGGCACCACTTGCCCCTTGCCACTTGGCCACTTGCCCCTTGCCACTTGGCCACTTGGCCACTTGTCTTGCCCCTTATCTCTTGCATGgatgcttgcctataaataggcaatgCATCCAAGCATTATATGTACACCACAAGAGAGATTTGAGAGCAAGTAGAGAGAGTGAAGATAGAGTAATCCTACAAAGTTGTGAGGTATTTGTGAGAGAGTAAGTGAGGTGTTTTCTCCTagtaatagagagatttcagttgttctcctattatagagagaggttgtaattcccacattacttagtaaaatccttctatacttgTCCGTGGACGTAGCCAATTGggtgaaccacgtaaattcttgtgtgtctaatttctcattttatcctatactttgccttttatcttgtcgggtttgcatgccagtatcctaacagtggtatcagagccttctgGTTGGTGTTGTTAATACACAAAAGTTATCCGTGTATACGGTTACTATTCACGTCTACGACACTATTCACCTATACGACACTATTCATCCATACGGTACTGTTCACATACGCTACTGTTGGCGTATATAGAAAGCCAGTGCGGTGATTAAATACAGTCTAGGAAGTTCTGTCtaaggagattgggttttaagcgggaccgtttgtgacccctccaatctttcctgggaacttacTTAGTGAAGTATTATTCACACGATACTATTTCTATATACGTTACAGATCTGTGAAACGGTGATAGCTGAATAGATCTCGGTGAATACAATGGCAGCAAAGTACGAGATAGAGAGGTTTAAGGGGAGCAATTTCTCACTGTGGAAAATGAGAATCAAGGCAATCTTAAGGAAAGACAATTGCTTGGCAGCAATTGGGGATCGGCCCGCGGAGATCACTGATAATGCAAAATGGAATGAAATGGATGGCAATGCTAttgctaacatacatttagcattAGCCGATGAAGTGTTATCAAGTGTGGCGGAGAAGAAAACAGTTAAGGAGATATGGGAGACTCTAACAAAGCTATATGAGTCCAAGTCTTTGCACAACAAGATTTTCTTAAAGCGGAGACTTTATACCCTTCGAATGGCAGAAACCACGGTGGTGACTGACCACATCAACACAATAAGAACTCTATTTTCACAACTCACTACGTTGGGTCAACAAATAGAGGAAAGTGAACGTGCAGAACTTCTACTTCAAAGTCTTCCAGATTCGTATGATCAACTCATTATCAACTTGACCAATAATATCCTCACAGACTATTTAGTCTTTGATGATGTTGCAGCCGCCAtcttggaagaagaaaataggcGCAAAAATAAAGGAGACAGAAATAGTTCAAACCAAGCAGAGGCATTGTTGGTGTCAAGAGGGAGATCAACGGAGCGTGGCTCCAGTGGGAGTCAAAGGCAGGGGAGTTCCAAATTAAGAAGTAAGAAGACTGTGAAATGCTACAATTGTGGCAGAAAAGGGCACTTCAAAAGGGATTGTTGGTTTAAAAAGGGTATAGAGAACACTGCAGAGTCATCAAAACCTCAAGGATGTGTTGCGAGCACCTCAGAAGATGGGGAGGTTTTATATAGTGAAGCAGCGACAATCTCTACAGATAGAGAAGAGCTAACTGAGGTCTGGCTAATGGATTCAGGAGCAACATGGCATATGACTCCTAATCGAGATTGGTTCCAAACATATAAACCCATCTCTGGAGGCAAAGTGTTCATGGGTGATAATCATGCTGTAGAGATTGCTGGCATTGGCACCATTAAATTGAAGATGTATGATGGCTTAATTCGCACTATTTCAGGAGTGCGACATGTGAAAGACTTGAAGAAGAATCTTTTGTCCGTAGGACAATTTGATAGTCTTGGCTGTAAGATTCGAACAGACAATGGAATCATGAAAATTGTCAAAGGAGCGCTGGTGGTTTTAAAGGCGAGAAAAACAGTTGCAAACATGTTTGTATTAATGGGAGAAACACATCATGGGGCAGAAGCGTCAATCGCATCAGCCAGTCCTGCAGAAGAGAAGACGATGATGTGGCATCAAAAACTAGGCCACATGTCAGAGAAAGGTTTGAAAGTTCTCTCTGATCAGAAGTTACTCCCTGGGCTTACAAAGGTTACTTTACCCTTTTGTGAGTACTGTGTTACAAGTAAACAGCACAGGTTGAAGTTTGGCACATCAACAACTAAGAGCAAATGCATCTTAGACCTGATTCACTCTGATGTTTGGCAAGCACCGGTTGTATCCTTGGGAGGAGCAAGATACTTTGTATCATTCATAGATGACTTCTCCAGGAGATGTTGGGTGTATCCAATTAGAAGGAAGGCAGATGTGTTCGCAgtctttaaaactttcaaagcGCGGGTGGAACTTGAATCTGAAAAGAAGATCAAGTGTTTGAGGACTGACAATGGAGGAGAATATACCAGTGATGAATTTGATAACTTCTGTCAACATGAAGGTATCAAAAGGCAGTTCACAACGGCAtacactccacaacaaaatggagtgGCAGAGCGGATGAACAGAACTCTATTAGAAAGAACAAGAGCAATGTTGAAGACTGCAGGTCTAGAAAAGTCATTCTGGGCAGAAGCAGTCAATACCGCCTGTTATGTGATAAATCGATCTCCGTCAACTGCAATTGAGCTGAAGACACCGATGGAGATGTGGACTGGAAAACCAGCTGATTATTCTCGATTGCATATATTTGGAAGTCCTGTGTACGTGATGTACAATACACAAGAAGTTAGCAAGCTGGATTCAAAATCCAGAAAATGTATATTCTTGGGATATGCTGATGGAGTGAAGGGGTATCGCTTGTGGGATCCCACTGCCCACAAGGTAGTCATCAGCAGAGATGTTATATTTGCAGAAGATAAAATGcaaatggaagaaaataataGCATTTTAAAGGAGACTACAGAAGTCCAGATGGAAAATACTCAGAATCGTACTTCTTCTGAAGCTGCACCAGAGcatgaagaacaagaacaaatagAGTCTGAAACTCCTGAAGTTCGACGGTCAACTCGTGAAAGAAGACCACCGGCTTGGCACTCAGAATATGTTACTGAGAGCAACATTGCATACTGTCTTCTAACAGAGGATGGAGAGCCATCAACTTTCCATGAGGCTATCAAAAGCACAGATGTATCTATGTGGATGACAGCAATGCAAGAGGAGATTGAAGCTTTGCACAAGAATAACACTTGGGATCTTGTTCCGCTACCACAAGGAAGAAAGGCCATTGGCAACAAATGGATTTACAAGATAAAGCGTGATGGCAATGATCAAGTGGAGCGGTACCGTGCAAGATTGGTGGTGAAAGGATATGCTCAGAAAGAAGGAATAGACTttaatgagatattttctccagtgGTACGACTTACTACAATCAGAGTAGTCTTGGCAATGTGTGCTATATTTGATCTTCACTTAGAGCAGTTAGATGTGAAAACTgcatttcttcatggagaacttgaagaagaaatttatatgctCCAACCAGAGGGTTTTGCTGAAACAGGCAAGGAGAACTTGGTTTGCAGGTTGAACAAATCTCTATACGGTCTCAAACAGGCGCCGAGGTGTTGGTACAAGAGATTTGATTCCTTCATAATTAGCCTTGGGTACAACAGACTTAGTTCAGACCATTGTACGTATTACAAGaggtttgaagaagatgatgttttcatcattttgttgttgtacgtggatgacatgttgGTAATAGGCCCCAACAAAGATCGAGTCCAAGAATTGAAGGCACAATTGGCTAGGGAGTTCGATATGAAGGACTTGGGACCAGCAAACAAGATTCTAGGGATGCAAATTCACCGAGACAGAAGTAAGAGGAAGATTTGGCTTTCTCAGAAGAATTATCTGAAGAAGATCTTGCGTCGCTTCAACATGCAAGATTGTAAGCCAATTTCCACCCCACTTCctgttaacttcaaattatcctCAAGTATGTCTCCTAGCAATGAAGCAGAGAGGATGGAGATGTCTCGAGTACCGTATGCATCAGCAGTGGGAAGTTTAATGTTTGCCATGATATGTACAAGACCAGACATTGCACAAGCAGTGGGAGCAGCTAGTCGATACATGGCAAATCCTGGTAGAGAGCATTGGAATACTATTAAGAGGATCTTGAGATATATCAAGGGTACCTCAGATGCCGCATTATGTTATGGAGGGTCAGAATTTACTGTCAAAGGTtatgttgattcagattttgctGGCGaccttgagaaaagaaaatccactaCAGGTTATGTGTTCATAATTGCAGGAGGAGCTGTGAGCTGGGTCTCTAAACTTCAGACTGTTGTAGCTTTATCCACAACAGAAGCTGAGTACATGGCAGCTACACAAGCTTGTAAAGAAGCAATATGGATGAAGAAACTTATGGAGGAGCTCGGATACAAACAAGAGAAGATTCTTTTGTATTGTGATAGTCAGAGTGCTTTGCATATTGCAAGGAATCCAGCATTtcattcaagaacaaaacacatAGATGTTCAGTATCACTTTGTTCGCGAAGTGGTGGAAGATGGAAGTGTGGATTTTCAGAAGGTTCACACAAAGAAAAACCCAGCAGATGTTTTGATCAAACCAGTCAATATTGACAAGTATATATGGTGCAAATCCTCCTATGGCCTAACTGAAACGTAAGCAGCATGAAGATGACAAGTATAGAAAGGATAGAAGAATCACAGATGATCAAGTGTGAAGTCTTGATTAAATCATCAAAGTCTTCAAGTGGGAGAATGTGAAGCTAGCTGGCTGGCACCAATTGGGCACCACTTGCCCCTTGCCACTTGCCCCTTGCCACTTGGCCACTTGGCCACTTGTCTTGCCCCTTATCTCTTGCATGgatgcttgcctataaataggcaatgCATCCAAGCATTATATGTACACCACAAGAGAGATTTGAGAGCAAGTAGAGAGAGTGAAGATAGAGTAATCCTACAAAGTTGTGAGGTATTTGTGAGAGAGTAAGTGAGGTGTTTTCTCCTagtaatagagagatttcagttgttctcctattatagagagaggttgtaattcccacattacttagtaaaatccttctatacttgTCCGTGGACGTAGCCAATTGggtgaaccacgtaaattcttgtgtgtctaatttctcattttatcctaTACTTTGCCTTTTATCTTGTCGGGTTTGCATGCCAGTATCCTAACAGAGGTGGCCTAATTTAGTGGTGGTAGCACATGGGCCGGTGACCGCCGCCGGGGCTGAGAGTTTGGGAGTGAATGTTAATGTTGTGAGTGAGAGGTTTGATAGTTTTCAAGGTACTGTGTGGATGCTGTCAAAACCAAGTTAAGAGGTTTGGATTCTACCTCTATGTGAATTTGTCTGAACGAAAATTTGTATCATTGATTtgcaaaaatgaaaagaaggagAGCTAACTTTTGGTTAAAAGACTTCGTTTACAAGAAAATTTCCCTTTCTTCCTATTTCTTGCTTaagcaagaagaaaaaactgTTCATAGCCATGACAgggtaaaaaaagagaagaagctcTCAATCAATTAATGTAAAAAGCCATACTTTAATGATGAGACTACTTGTTAAGCCTGTAACTGTCATTCAATGTTCTCATATGTAACTGTTACTGTAATCCATCATGTTCATTAGCTAGTTCTCtaattttcttgataattatcattggtattttatttatttatttttaaaatctggcTTCCACATTGACAAAGGTTTCAACTCATCTTTCACTGTTCGCTCTCTTTTGTTGAAAACTTCACTTGTCCTGCTCCTTCACCTCCTCATATTTTTCACTTTACTTACCAGCCGTCAACTTTTTTGGGAGAACTTTTCCCTTGCTGCATGTAGCAGAAGGTTTGGAGTTGACTCAAAGAACTGTTCTTAtggctgtaaaaaaaaaacagagagataaGGAAACGTATGGTGTTTTAATGCCAATAGTTTTACatcaaacatggaaaaaaataagtaCCATGTAGTTAACATCTATAAGACTCTTTAAGAATACAAAACCTAAAGGCCACTATATTACAGAAAAATATTTCCAATAATGTCCGCGGGAACAAGCTaggtatgataattaaatacaaacagACACTCATATGAAGCTACAAGTCATATCTATCAATATATGCGGCTTTGTGAAATACTCAGTATAGTCCTTTGGTTTCAACATTTCTGTTAATTTACTTCCGACTTCACCCCTGATAGAAGTTTCAGTGCATCTTCCATGGATGGTCGATCAGATGGCCTACTTCTCATGCAGAGCAAAGCAACTTCAAAAACCAGTTTTATTTCCTCTTGCATTGCATCAGCAGAACCAGTTTGATTCGCGCTGTATATTTCTCTTAGAAGCACCTCCTTAGGCTTGCTCTGTATACTCCCTCCTGCATTTGCCAATCTGCCATTAGTCAGGATTTCCAGAACGATCTCCCCAAATTTGTATGTGTCCATGCAGAGCTCCTCTTTTATGGCACTGTTGAGTTCGCCTGTTAAGAAGTTGAACAAACATTATTCACTACTATGCTTCCAAAGAAGAGATTAGCTTGAGTCAACAGATTTATATTTGTAGGAATATCCCTTTCCCTATTTCAAGACAGCAACATAAGTTTGCTAATGTTTGTTGATATGGATATCAATCACTGTAATACTCTGTTTTTAGTCTTGCTTGTAAGGAATATTGACTAATTCCATGTCTACACTTGGACAGGCAACAACTTTCTTGGTTGGGCCTTTTGTGATTCTTCCATTGCTTATATAAAGTATACTACAGATTTCCAGACTTTCTTACCACTTTTGTCCATCTTAGACTTTTGATAAAGGTGTTATTTGTCTGTTTGATGTGTACAAGTGATTTAGAAAACAGGAGTCCATAGAAAATCTTATAACATGAAACAGCATATGCTAATAGAAATCATGTTTAGTGACGTGTTACCTGTTTCTCTCATGGAAATTGTTGCAGGAGACGAGCCTTTAGTCATTTCCACAAGGTACTTGAACCCAAATTCAGCCAAATGAGGCTccatattttcatcaaacaatatgttACTCAACTTCAAATCTCCATGAGGAATTGCTGGGTAACAGTCATGGTGAAGGAAGCACAGTCCCCTAGCAATGCCAATGACGAGTTTGTACTTGGCCATCCAATCTCTCTTCAAGCTGATTTTTTCAGCCAAGTTACCATTAGGCTGATAATCATGCAAGACATAAGCTAGTTGCTTGTTGTAGCAAAATCCTAGCAATCTAATCAAATTCTTGTGTCTTGCAACACCTAGTCGTGTCATAAATTCTGTGGCTTTCTTCATTCTCTTTGTTTCCAGTTCAATCTTTTTCACCGAAACTGTTATTCCTGTAGGCAGCACGGCTTTGCAAACTGAACTAGATTCTGCTGGCACTGCTTCCATTGATTCCGTGGAACTAAAGCTTCTCAAAACATCATTTGCTGTGAATCGGGGGAGTCCACTGAAGGAGACCATTTTCCATTGACCTTTACTTCCTCTCCGGATATAGAATATCCCCAAGATTGATGCCACAATTAATACAACCAACCCTGCACAGAGTAGCAGAACCCATGTAAGCTTTCTTGTGCCCTTGCCGCCGAATATTGCGATCGAAGCAGAACATGGTTTCAGGGGTGCTCCACATAGCTTTGGATTTCCCTCATAAGCATTGCTACCCATCAATCTAAACACGTTGTTGGATGGAATGGAACCAGAGATATCATTAAAAGACACGTTTAGAAGCACTAAGCTTGAAGAAGCACCAAACTTTGCTGGTATCGGACCACTGAAGTTATTATGTGACAAGTCTAGGACACTTAAACCTGGAAGGCTTGCAAGGTCTTCTGGTATATGACCAGTAAACTTATTAAAAGCTAAATCCATCTTCCTAAGAGCTTGGCAATCAGAAACACTTCCAGGGACACTTCCTGCTAGATTGTTCGTGTGTAACTCAATAACAGAAACAGATTTGCAGGAGTGGAATGGAGGAAGATTGCCTGAGATATTACACGCTGACGCTGAGAAATTTTGGAGAAGTGGCGAAGACCATGTTTTTGCTGGGATCATACCTCCAAGCCCTGGGTTATTTGAGATATTGAAGTACCGCAGATTGGAAGCTTGAGAGATATCTGTGGGAATCCCACCGGAAAACTCGTTCCCGGAAAGGTCTACATATGTGATATCAGGAAGCTGGCTGAATTTAAGAGGTATCTCACCGGAGAAGGAATTGTCTTCGATTCGTAGACGCACAAGCGAAGAACAATTGGAGATGGATGGTGAAAGCTTGCCCGTAAAGTTATTCGAAAACAGGATCAGTTTTACTAGTCCTCCGGCACAAATATCCGGTGGAATGCTGCCGATGAAATTGTTGGTGGAAACATCCACCCATTTTAGCTTTAAGTTCCTGCCCAAGTCCCGTGGAAGTGACCCAGAGAAGAAATTGTTCCATATAAGGAAAGTTTCCAGCGAAGGAAGCTGACCAATGCCTTGCGGAACAGTGCCATTCATTTCATTGTACATGAGGCTTAGCAGCTTGAGATTCTTCAACTCTGCAAAGCTCTCAGGTATAGGCCCAGAAAGATGATTATCAGAAAGATCTAAGCTTGCAAGAGGCACAATTTTTCCAAACTCCCAGGGGACCGATCCAGTGAGCTGGTTTCTAAAGAGAAATAGTGATTCAAGCTTGGTGAGATTGGAGAGTTGCTTTGGTATTGGGCCAGATAGATTGGCACTAGCTATATCAAGATACTGAAGCTCACTCATGTTACTCAATTGCCATGGGACACTTCCTTCATATGAATTGTAGCCAATCTCCATATGGGTCACTGTCTTGAGTTGGCCTAGTTCTGGTGGTATGGTACCACCGAGGAAGTTACCTGCCAGGTGAATAAACTCAAGGCTCTTGAAAGAACCATACTTTGATGGGATTGGTCCATCAAAGTAACTCCCAGCCAGATTGAGAATTTTGAGATAGTCAAGCTGGGAAACTTCAACTGGCAACGGCCCAGAAAAGCTGTTGCTGAAGGCATCAAGTACAACCAGGTTTCGAAGACCTGAGATTCCCTCTGGAAACTGGCCAGAAAAATTGTTTCTGCTGATATCCAAGATTTTTAGATTAGTGAGGTTAAAGATTCCCACAGGAAGCTGCCCTGAGAATGAGTTGTAGCTGAAGTTGAGATCAACAAGCTCAGTGAAGACACTAAATTGCTTCCCTGATAATTCACCACCAAGATTCTTCATAGACAGGTCTAAAGCAATAACAACTGTGGAATTGTTGTTGCATCTGACACCAGACCAAGAACATGCTTGGACTCTCTCTCCTGTTTGCCCTCCGGGGGGCACTGACCAATCATCCAGACTGTTACTATCATCAATGAGCTCAGATTTTAAGCTCAAGAGAGCCTCTGAATAAGGATTAGTAGCCACAACCACAGCTACGATGAATGTAAAGGTCAAGAGAATCCTGAAGTACAAGCAATGAAAAATCTCCATTGGAACTCGAagtggaggagaaagaaaaacaactatTGACAACCCCAGGTAAGAGAAAAATCTGTCAGTTTAGCATAAGGCCTGTGtatattgtttgtgttttgttggATGTGAGGTGCATGGGGACTAGAGAAAGAAAGCATAAAAGAAGGGAGTGACGTACAAGGATTAGTTGATATGATATGAGAATTTGCCATCGATCAAGTTTCTTTAGAGGCAAGAAGGGACCCTTAGGGTCATAGTTAATTTGGATGGTGTTGGCCACTAAGGACTGTAGCTTTTACATGATGAAGCatctttttcttgcttttcaCCGGAGAAAAGGAAATATGTTAATTTGAGATGGGGTATAAAAATTTCGGAGACATGAACCTAATCCTCCATATCCTTGCCATTTAATTT encodes:
- the LOC7455662 gene encoding leucine-rich repeat receptor-like protein kinase TDR; its protein translation is MEIFHCLYFRILLTFTFIVAVVVATNPYSEALLSLKSELIDDSNSLDDWSVPPGGQTGERVQACSWSGVRCNNNSTVVIALDLSMKNLGGELSGKQFSVFTELVDLNFSYNSFSGQLPVGIFNLTNLKILDISRNNFSGQFPEGISGLRNLVVLDAFSNSFSGPLPVEVSQLDYLKILNLAGSYFDGPIPSKYGSFKSLEFIHLAGNFLGGTIPPELGQLKTVTHMEIGYNSYEGSVPWQLSNMSELQYLDIASANLSGPIPKQLSNLTKLESLFLFRNQLTGSVPWEFGKIVPLASLDLSDNHLSGPIPESFAELKNLKLLSLMYNEMNGTVPQGIGQLPSLETFLIWNNFFSGSLPRDLGRNLKLKWVDVSTNNFIGSIPPDICAGGLVKLILFSNNFTGKLSPSISNCSSLVRLRIEDNSFSGEIPLKFSQLPDITYVDLSGNEFSGGIPTDISQASNLRYFNISNNPGLGGMIPAKTWSSPLLQNFSASACNISGNLPPFHSCKSVSVIELHTNNLAGSVPGSVSDCQALRKMDLAFNKFTGHIPEDLASLPGLSVLDLSHNNFSGPIPAKFGASSSLVLLNVSFNDISGSIPSNNVFRLMGSNAYEGNPKLCGAPLKPCSASIAIFGGKGTRKLTWVLLLCAGLVVLIVASILGIFYIRRGSKGQWKMVSFSGLPRFTANDVLRSFSSTESMEAVPAESSSVCKAVLPTGITVSVKKIELETKRMKKATEFMTRLGVARHKNLIRLLGFCYNKQLAYVLHDYQPNGNLAEKISLKRDWMAKYKLVIGIARGLCFLHHDCYPAIPHGDLKLSNILFDENMEPHLAEFGFKYLVEMTKGSSPATISMRETGELNSAIKEELCMDTYKFGEIVLEILTNGRLANAGGSIQSKPKEVLLREIYSANQTGSADAMQEEIKLVFEVALLCMRSRPSDRPSMEDALKLLSGVKSEVN